In one Diabrotica virgifera virgifera chromosome 5, PGI_DIABVI_V3a genomic region, the following are encoded:
- the LOC126884622 gene encoding protein HGV2 isoform X2, with amino-acid sequence MADVVVDAESKNSKELYGQGVRAFILRDFSTAVSALGKASQLLADEHGDDLHESLGEVYLYYGKSLLGLSREESEALGDAVPRNEESSEEDNADETEENDEEGENSTEPQENNENEAKEAEKSDDAKKTDDAKQSDGEKQNGTTVANGSGEGTSNGITKEDGADDTAAETEDEPTDLQVAWEVLELAKKIFQKQGTAAKKNLAETLIVLGEVSLESENFESAVNDITEGLKIQKDIFAKDSRTVAETYYKLGVAYSTNTQIDEAINSFNSSLEYLNNRIAHLESVEDKKDEVDEEIKEIKSLIPDIQEKVTDMKTYKDEAMKNIVSAMTEGIKSDKPAPSTSSSKPATDISHLVKRKRKADEIDDKDAAQESNPSKKVNQ; translated from the exons ATGGCTGATGTCGTAGTAGACGCTGAGAGCAAAAATTCAAAAGAATTATACGGCCAAGGTGTACGAGCCTTCATTCTAAGAGACTTCTCGACGGCTGTCTCGGCTTTAGGTAAAGCCAGCCAACTTCTGGCAGATGAACATGGAGACGATTTGCACGAATCGCTCGGTGAAGTATATCTATATTATGGTAAATCGCTCCTTGGATTATCGCGGGAAGAATCTGAAGCTCTTG gTGACGCCGTGCCTAGAAATGAAGAATCGTCAGAAGAAGATAACGCTGATGAAACTGAAGAGAACGACGAGGAAGGTGAAAATAGTACCGAACCACAAGAGAATAATGAAAATGAGGCTAAAGAAGCTGAGAAGTCCGATGATGCTAAAAAAACAGATGATGCTAAACAATCAGATGGCGAAAAACAAAATGGTACAACAGTCGCAAACGGTTCCGGCGAAGGTACATCAAACGGAATCACGAAAGAAGATGGAGCTGATG aCACCGCAGCTGAAACTGAGGACGAACCAACAGATCTTCAAGTCGCCTGGGAGGTTCTTGAGCTGGCCAAGAAAATCTTCCAAAAACAGGGTACCGCCGCCAAAAAGAACCTTGCCGAAACACTGATAGTTTTAGGCGAAGTTTCATTGGAAAGCGAAAATTTCGAATCGGCCGTCAACGACATCACGGAaggtttaaaaatacaaaaagacATATTCGCAAAAGATTCCAGAACGGTAGCAGAAACGTATTACAAGTTAGGAGTAGCTTACTCTACGAACACCCAAATAGACGAAGCTATAAACAGTTTCAACAGTTCCTTAGAATACCTTAACAACAGAATCGCCCATTTGGAAAGTGTCGAAGACAAAAAAGACGAGGTCGATGAAGAAATTAAGGAAATCAAGAGTCTCATACCGGATATACAGGAAAAAGTTACCGACATGAAAACTTACAAAGATGAG gcAATGAAAAATATAGTATCGGCCATGACGGAAGGAATAAAATCAGACAAACCAGCTCCATCTACCAGTTCCTCAAAGCCTGCTACTGACATTTCACATCTGGTCAAGAGGAAAAGAAAAGCGGATGAGATAGACGACAAAGACGCAGCACAAGAGAGCAATCCGTCAAAAAAAGTCAATCAATAA
- the LOC126884622 gene encoding protein HGV2 isoform X1 yields MADVVVDAESKNSKELYGQGVRAFILRDFSTAVSALGKASQLLADEHGDDLHESLGEVYLYYGKSLLGLSREESEALGDAVPRNEESSEEDNADETEENDEEGENSTEPQENNENEAKEAEKSDDAKKTDDAKQSDGEKQNGTTVANGSGEGTSNGITKEDGADEDTAAETEDEPTDLQVAWEVLELAKKIFQKQGTAAKKNLAETLIVLGEVSLESENFESAVNDITEGLKIQKDIFAKDSRTVAETYYKLGVAYSTNTQIDEAINSFNSSLEYLNNRIAHLESVEDKKDEVDEEIKEIKSLIPDIQEKVTDMKTYKDEAMKNIVSAMTEGIKSDKPAPSTSSSKPATDISHLVKRKRKADEIDDKDAAQESNPSKKVNQ; encoded by the exons ATGGCTGATGTCGTAGTAGACGCTGAGAGCAAAAATTCAAAAGAATTATACGGCCAAGGTGTACGAGCCTTCATTCTAAGAGACTTCTCGACGGCTGTCTCGGCTTTAGGTAAAGCCAGCCAACTTCTGGCAGATGAACATGGAGACGATTTGCACGAATCGCTCGGTGAAGTATATCTATATTATGGTAAATCGCTCCTTGGATTATCGCGGGAAGAATCTGAAGCTCTTG gTGACGCCGTGCCTAGAAATGAAGAATCGTCAGAAGAAGATAACGCTGATGAAACTGAAGAGAACGACGAGGAAGGTGAAAATAGTACCGAACCACAAGAGAATAATGAAAATGAGGCTAAAGAAGCTGAGAAGTCCGATGATGCTAAAAAAACAGATGATGCTAAACAATCAGATGGCGAAAAACAAAATGGTACAACAGTCGCAAACGGTTCCGGCGAAGGTACATCAAACGGAATCACGAAAGAAGATGGAGCTGATG aagaCACCGCAGCTGAAACTGAGGACGAACCAACAGATCTTCAAGTCGCCTGGGAGGTTCTTGAGCTGGCCAAGAAAATCTTCCAAAAACAGGGTACCGCCGCCAAAAAGAACCTTGCCGAAACACTGATAGTTTTAGGCGAAGTTTCATTGGAAAGCGAAAATTTCGAATCGGCCGTCAACGACATCACGGAaggtttaaaaatacaaaaagacATATTCGCAAAAGATTCCAGAACGGTAGCAGAAACGTATTACAAGTTAGGAGTAGCTTACTCTACGAACACCCAAATAGACGAAGCTATAAACAGTTTCAACAGTTCCTTAGAATACCTTAACAACAGAATCGCCCATTTGGAAAGTGTCGAAGACAAAAAAGACGAGGTCGATGAAGAAATTAAGGAAATCAAGAGTCTCATACCGGATATACAGGAAAAAGTTACCGACATGAAAACTTACAAAGATGAG gcAATGAAAAATATAGTATCGGCCATGACGGAAGGAATAAAATCAGACAAACCAGCTCCATCTACCAGTTCCTCAAAGCCTGCTACTGACATTTCACATCTGGTCAAGAGGAAAAGAAAAGCGGATGAGATAGACGACAAAGACGCAGCACAAGAGAGCAATCCGTCAAAAAAAGTCAATCAATAA